The segment gtcaagtagaccgcagtgaaatggagGACGACTCACGTAtgacggcccatagaaacagtcgctaatgaggcatctacgtatatatatctatgagtaaaaccactgaagggacatggttagcttaacgCTAGTGGTAGCCTGTACAtaagattttacttaccacataaacggagagatgagtgcactgatgatggccaatgattgacagatcctgagcatcactaaagcatcaaaacttgtgtggtaagtccaTCTTATGTTATTCTAGTTCGCTGCAgtgtaacgttacacagagcaaaTGCGTTCACAGtagtgagagaaaaaaatgttgcggattcaaaacggcagattcaacaaaccgcatattaaaagcggctagagttaaataaatgaagcggccgtaattaaatatatatttcctccatgtgtttccttacagctgtgtgagcaagccaatcagagcagagctcctcattattatgcaggaaccttccaaataaggcaatgacagagcatttcattctagggacaaatcctagggttgtaaatggacctgtggTAAATGGCCCTTTCCTATTACATATACCTTCTAtttagatatcagagaacaatttaaaatattctgtcaatgcattctatggcacctttaaaactatatatatatatataaaagtaactttataatatatatctatgccacataatttttttttaatttgctttCTCCAAGGGGTGGGGAAtgttggtcctggagggccagtgtccctTCAGAGTTTAGATCTAACCcttatcaaacacacctgaaccagctaatcaaagtCTCCAGGATTTTTTGGGGAGTTTTTTAAACTCTGCatggacactggccctccaggataAAGTTTCCAACACCTGCACTAGATGATAGATGAGAATCTGTGTCTGACCAACCTAAAGAAACTTTAAAGGTATCTGAGAAGATAGATATCTGAGAAGACTGAGATATTGAGTTGCCTATGTCCCGATAGTAACTagtgtcctcgtaaaccaggcTTTTGTCAAACTAACACAACACACTGAGATTATTCAGTCAAATCAGACATCAAGAATGTGATGATGGTCCTCATAACACAGGTGTAAAGCTTCACACAAACTGAAGTAATGTAATGAACACAAATGTAATGCATAAAAAGACTTTAACATTACATTgggtaatatttaaatattttttttaaaaataaatattgtgcttttatttgtatattatcatgttaaaataaaagcaagGTTATGAagtcattttaaatcattatttcatTACATTAACAACTGTCTGTCTATACATTTATTCCTTGGATATATTTCTCACATTCTGTTGGATTGATGGTGTTTTATCGCTCTTAGAGAAAGTGTTTCTGTATGTAAAGTGTTTTCGTATTTTTCAGATAACTCCTAAGACCCAGCTGTCATCAGACACCAATGATTGCGGTGCGGTTGCTGTGGGACTAGATGAGGTAAATGCAGTTGTGCTGCAAGAGAATGATCCTATGAAGCAAAGACATGTTTGTGAGATCTACTGTAGGCTGTTAACATATTTAAACCAATGATACAAATGTCTAATTTTATGTTTCATAGACTCTTAAAGAAGTTGAACCACCCACTCTTGAAATGAACACTCAGTCCCAGTCTGAGGAGCGAGACGTAGATATTACATTAATTACTTTGCCACAAGTGGTTAAAATACTTAGTGGTTAAAAATGTCTTGTTCATAAAAGGACCAAATCCTTTGTCTTTAAAAGaatgtttatgtttttcttttaatttcagTAGACTCCTGAGAGGGACCAATTTTCATTGGTGAATCAAGACAGTGTTGAGAAGGATATGGTGAAGGTAATAAAAAGAGCATTGCATACTTTTACAAAATGTTTGGTGTAGTAAGAAATCTTCTCTGCATGACCCTTTGCTGTTTTCATTATGTTTTCAGATCTCACCTGCCAAAGGACATGTTTTAAATGAGGAGCAGAGCTTTTGTGCCCCCACTGAAGCAGTCGAGGAGGTATTCACATATTTTGGTTGAATTATTTACACTGTTTCCTATTATTTACCCATATTCTGGTAACCTGCCACAGTTTTATAATGAACCAAAAATATTTGACCCTTTTCCCAAAAAAAGTAATGTCTTTGATATTGTGTCTTATAGTGTCAAGCATGGACAAATGTTCAAAATGTGTGGGACCTATCGCAGCAATGAACTGGTTTGGACTGAAATGTAAAGGTTAGTATGGTGTCATTCACCTTTATGTTATGAATTCAGCTTAACATTGTGTAACTGTTGAAGTAGCTGATTATCAGACCATTGTTATGTCAGTTGTGTAGAACCATCACCGATAATAGGGGTGTAACACATTTTTCACTTAAGTTTGGCCATAGAAACTGACAATAACAGACATATGACATTTCTCTTATAGTGTGCTCCTGTTTCTGGCACAAGTCCTGCTATTCAAAGCTTCATGAATGGAATAGGAAACCGTCATTACAGgtaagaaaataattatttttcaacATAGAAGAAAGCTTTCTTCTATGAATGTGCAAGATTTCGTGTTCATTACCCGCTGTATGGAAATAACAAGAATAGCAACGTGCTGTAAacgataaaactgtttgcacttcaaaccagtgtgttcataattaagctAAAAGATGAAAAGTATACGGTAAGACACAcgaatttgcaatatcaagcagcaaaaatgCAACTATATTTAGTTGCATTTTTGTGCAACTAAATTTGGCTGGAAGCAAGTGACACCGGAAGCCAGGCACattacatttacaaatggccacaacCAGTCTTACAGGAAAAATATGGTTGATATGTTTGCTCATTATTTTTTGCTCTTTAAGAATTGCCAATGCTGTAAATTAATCATACATATTTTGACAATGGGAAGTAAGTTCAGAGGAAGACGAGCTGTCAGATGAAAATCAGTCAGACAGTTCAGATGAATTGACAACAAAACCAAGACCAAGCTGTGATCAAACTAAGAAGCTCTCACATACACAGGAAGCTGCATCCTCTAAGATGAGTGAAGGAAAAGGAGTCTTACAGGCCAGAGAAGCCGCATGTATGTATGAAGAGTCTGACTTACTTTGCCATGAGGAGCAGTTGACTGATGTTGAGACAGACAGTGAATCAGATAGTTATGGTGAATGCCACAATCCCAGAAAGCAAGGCTCAGTATGCAGGTCAGCAGATGTGCTTATGTCATCACCCCGATCACACAAGGAACAAGACCGTAGTGAGAAGCATTTAAATACCAAAAGGGCAGCAGTGTTGAGAGAAGAATTGAGGGAAAGCAGTGTGGCTGAAGAAGATCAGTGTGTGCAGTCAGCAAAAAATCTCATGTTCAGCAAATAGTAAGAACTACTGTTACATCTGCGGGAAACCTCAGACCAAGTTGGCACGCCATTTGAAAACTCATTAGGGTGAAGTTGAAGTTGCGCAGGCTTTGTCACTTCCAGTGCACTCGAAAGAACGCAAAGCACTGCTCCAAAAACTCAGAAACAAGGGCAACAGAATGACACAGATGTTTTACAGTATGGAGATGGGGCTCTTAAAATGAAAAGGGCACCAAAAAGAGAATGTGATGTAAAGCAGTTTGTGCATTGCATGTACTGCAAAGGGATGTTTGTGCGGCGAGATCTATGGCGTCATTTGAAAAGATGTCCCTCAAAACCTGCCACAGACAGTGAAAACCAAGGGAAGATAAGAGTTTTGGGTTTGGCAACTATGGCAGAGTCTTCATTCAGTCAGCACATATCTCAAGGAGTTTGGAAAATCTTGGGTGTGAAGCAGGACGAAATTTCCGCTGTTGTCAAAAATGACCTGAGTATTCTTCAGCTTGCACAGTCATTCTTTTAACAAACATGGACATGATCCTAGCAAATTTGAGTACATTCGACAAAAACTTTGTGAAATTGGAAGACTGTTGTTGCAGTTTTTGACTTATATTGCGTAGAGAGTTTTCGCTATACAGTCTTGAAGAAGCTGTGAAGCCTGCCAATTTTCATACACTCATTCAAGCCGTCCAGAGGGTGTATGGCTATGATGGTGACTGCTACCAAACCCCAAGTCTCGCTCTGAAACTGGGGCATTCACTGAACAAGATTTGAAAAAACATTCACTGCCGAGCACTGATGTCTAAAGACAAGGAACTGATTGCGTCAACAGAGACCTTCAAAAAAACTCTACACCTCAAAGTGGTCTGAGATGATTTCACACACTGCTTTGGTCACACTGAATGAAGCCAAATTTAATAAGATCAAGGGGAAAAGGGGAAGAAAGGTTGCGGTTCTTCTCTCGCCTGATATGGTCGATGCCCTGACGCTGCTGGTCAGCAAGAGAAGTGAGTGTGGAGTGCTGGACACTAACTGCCAGAGTCACTACAGAGGCCAGGACTCCCTCAGAGTGTATGCAAGTGAATGTGGAGCTCAGAATCCACAATTTATAAGATCAACTCACCTAGGGAAGCACGTGGCTACTCTCTCACAAATCCTGAACTTGAAGAACAACGAACTAGGTCAGGTTGCGATTTCTTGGGGCATGACATCCGTGTCCACCGTGACTATTATAGGCTACCAGAAGCCACTACTCAGCTTGCTAAAATATCTAAGTTACTCCTAGCCATTCAAAAGGGACATCTGCCTGATCTTCAGGGCAAATCACACTGGTCTCACATAGAGTTTTTGAATACAAACATACAGAAACCATTCTAAAACACtgacatctcatggcaaagaactttcAGAAGATTTGAGAATCAGAATcattgctctccacaaagatggttaaggctattagaggttcagtaacagcctgaaaccgagttacactacagtggtcagagtcataaagaggttttccaagataggttccattcggaacaggccttggaatggtcgatcaacgaagctgagcacttgttctgtgcgtcaggtgcagaaacTGACTTCAGAAAACAGACGCATAAGTGCTGCcatcattgctttaaaggttgcagaagtagaggGTCAGCTTGTcggtgctcagaccatacgccacacactgcaacaagtccgTTTGCATAGATGTCATCCCAGAAGGATttgacaacctgtccaagagcatgaattactggaaccatgtcctgtggtctgatgcaACTATGAGATAAACTTGTTTGACTCAAatagtgtccagcatgtgtggtgatgccatGGTGAGGACTACTAAGAAagttgtgtcttgcctacagtcaagcatggtggtggtagcatcatgatctggggctgcatgagtgctgctggttctggggagctgcagttcactgagggaaacatggattccattatgtactgtacattctaaaGCAGAACAAGATGCCTTCTAAACTAGGCCGTAACTTCAGTGACGATGACGTAACATGACATGATGacaaccccaaacacaccaccaagatgacaactgccttgcagAGGAAGCTTAAGGTTAAGGTGATGGGGTAatcaagtatgtctccagacctgaaccctattaagcacctgtggggtaTCCTCAAGTGTAAGGTGTTGAAGCATCATGTGTCAactgcagctctggtcaattccatgcccaggatgatttaggcagtgccagataataatggtgctaacacaaaatattgacactttggacaagttcacctAGAGTGTGCTCATCTTTGTTTATccgctattttgacaataatggctgcatGTTGAGTCATTTTCAGGGgatagtaaatctatactgccatACAAGCTGGACATTGACTATTCTAAAATATAtgcaagtttaatttctatagtattgtcccttgaggaGATATACTAAAATAGTTGCTTAAATGTGAGTGGTGTACTTTTGTAAGATACTGTATATCTGCATGGCCTGCATATATGTGGTGGGGTTCTGCTTAAGAATGTCCCCATGAAACATGTAGGTGATCCTCTTAGCCGTTTCCTTTTCAGCTTCTGTCATATTTAAAGAACTATTACAGAATTCTCTCTCAGTGGAAAGTTCAGACAACTTATTGACCATTACATTCAGTTTTCCCTTAATCTAATTCCTCTCTTTCATCCATCCCAGGGATCGCTCCCAGCATGAGCGTGCCTCTGCTACTGGCACAAGCCCCAGCCATCTTTCCCCACAGAATATGTGAGTTCAGTGATTATCATACCATATGGAGGTTCGCAGCTAAATGTGTCATTTGTGTCTCCCAGTGGAATCAGTGTCCTTACTGCGGGCCTCTGGACACCAAACTCCACAACAGGGTATACTAAGGCTGCCGCAGCAACTCATGCGCAGTCTGTAATTCTTTTCTAACTCCACCATCACTAGCCCGTTTGTCAATCCATTCATCCCCCCTCCCCCCGAACCATTGCCGACTAAAATTCTCATTTTACAGATTAAGTTCAAGCAGGTCTCTCACACGGCTTTCACCCCGGTGTCGTAAGTCTCCATTTTTAAAGCCTCATCTGCCCTAATCACCATTCCGCGCTAAATTCACCTGAAACAATCGACTTCCTAATAAAAAAAAGAACTAGATCCAAACTTCATGATCGGCTCTTTTTCTGTTCCTCCCTACAGTGTTTTCCAGGTCAACCCCATCGATGTAGCTACCAGAAAGTTTTCAGGTAAAAAACGCCTTATAATCGCTCTCTCATCCCCACATAATTTGTTGCCGAGGATTAACAGCTTTATCCCACTCATATCTAATCTGTTCACCTCTTAGACAACTTTTTGATCATTTCGCCCTCCGAAAAGCTTTTTGCAGAGCTCGGGATTTccctcgcccaagacaaaacAGAAGGCCCTAGCACTTATATCAAATTCTTGGGAATCAACTTGGATTCCCAAAATTTTAAGCTTCTTTGGTTCCCTAGAGGACCAAATATCCCTAACTGACTCATTCCACAACAAGCTCAATCTATGGATATCCTTTCTCAATCAATGGAATGCCTTATCCTTCTTCTATAACAACCTGATTTCTTCTCTAATCGATATTCAATTAGAGACGCCGCCCCCTCTGTCGGTTTTCAAGGGTCCCCCAGATCGCTCAAAGTACTGCCCCTagcactcccattcaccggccatatGACCAgaaaacaaaatcacggtcaatcttaaAAGTGGCTCTttcgtcgtaattatgcttttagatgaaAGTTTGACTCATTTACAATCCAAAAAACACCCCAGATTGCATTTTGGCGAAAGTTTCCCTTTAATGATGACAATCTTCATGTGGTCTGAAAAATGATCTaatgtaattaataatatttttagcaGCCCTGTGTTTTAACAGCATGAGACCCAACACTGTTATTATAATCaggatttttaaaatgtattctgcaggaaaaaataaaacttctTTGTTATTTAGACACACAGATGTCAAGCATAAACATAAGTCTCTCAAGAATGGTGACAATCAATATTAGATCAACTCTGAATATCACCAAGCATCTACTCAAttgtaacaacaacaaaaaatatgtataaaaaatagTTAGAATTAAAGAAAATACTAAGATAATTCAGCTGCAGAATTTTTTCACGCTGGATGAGTTTTGACTGGTGGCACCCAGCATGGACTGAAACAATTATGTTGATTGCCACCATTGTTGAGATGCATATGctgattcttgatgtctgtgtgtttAAATGGTGAACTAGTTTATATGTTCTTTCTGCAAATTAATCTTCAAAAATCCTTCAGATTCTATTCACACCATTGGAACTCATGCCTTTGAGTCACATGGCTATTATAATCAATATCACAAAAATAACACAATCAAATAATCAGAGATCAGACTTGGAATAAGAACAGTGGTTCATGTCGTTACATGATAATTGTCTTTATCCAGACATAACCAACACCTGGTGACGAGGAGCCCAAGTAAACACTGGGCAATGTCTTCATGATGGCAACATCAAACCAAAATATTATTAACACATTAGTTAATTATTCATAAACTGTTGAGATGACACTTACTGTGAAGGTAAGCATTAACAGTATCACTGGCTTCACTCACTCCCACTTTATCAACAATCCTGCAGCGGATCAGGTAATGCTTTCCAGACTCCAATTCAGTCAGAGTAAAGTCTTCATCATATGTGTCTCTGGAAGACCATGGTTCCTCAGCTTCACAATGTGGTTTTACCTGCTTGTATTCCACTCTGTACTGCAGTCCCTCTCTAGATAAAGAGCTCTGCAGTTTAAGGGACACATTTTGGGCCAGGACATTTTTCACTATTGGTGGAGGTGGCTTGGGCATGGGCTGAAACTGTGTGTCAATCAGTCCAGATTTTCTGTACAGATAGATAGAGGAGCCTGCAATGGAGGTATTAGGGATGGCAGACATAATAAATCGTATTCCCTTTTCATCTTTATTGTGCTCTGAAAACTTCCTGAATTGAGACAGGCTCTTTATCATCTTTACTATGGCACTGGGATTATTGAACCACTTTCTGGCAGATTTCACAGAAGGCAAATTGTTACACCTATCTAGTTCTTTCAACCTGTCAGATTGCACAGACTTCCTCAGGGCTGAAAGATATGGGTCTTCATACTTCAGAGATGTAAAGGTCAAGCACACCACTACATCAACATCACGATCAAAGAAGAGGGTCATGGGATCTGAGTTTTCAAATCTGATCCCTTCCAGTGACTTGGTGTGATGACTCAAGAGATCAAGTTCAGACTTTACATCATTTAACCAGTGGTTAAGAATGTCAGCATTGAATTGGGAGCTTCTGTGGTTCTTCAGGATGTCTTCCAGAGatttctcctcctcctctcctcCTCGAATAGCAGGCAAGACCGTGCCGATTGCATTCCGAAGATTTGTCTTGTAAATGCTAATCAATTTCTGAAATAATTGCAGCCTCTCTTTAATGTCAATGAAATGATCTATCCATATATTTTTTAACAGATCATTGCATGCCCTTTCTGCTTCTCCCAGCTCCTCGATTGCATTTTCAATGTTGGAAATCAAACTTGTGGTGATTTTTCTCTTCAGCCGAGCTGCCTTACTTTCAAACGGATGAAGAGGATAGAGCCAGACTTTTTGTGCAACCACATTCTGTGGGTTCTTCTTCAGCAGAGTGGGGAGCTTTTTGAATGTGTGTATGGCCTCCTTGCATGTGGTGGGATTCTGCTCAAGAATAAAGTCCCCGTGAAAGGTGCAAGCAATCTTCTCAACCTTTTTATATTCATCTTCTGTCATATTTACGGATCCTTTTCCATCTATGGAAAATGACGGGATGTTCTTGACCATTGCTTTTAGTTCTCCATCAATTTCCTGCTTGATTTCTTTTTCTGACAATGTCCTATCAAACACCACGAATGCTTGCGCTCCGTACAGCACAGCAATGACCACATGAGTTGCATGAGTTGCAGTTTTCTGGTCAAACATCTGATGGTAGGGGATGTGGCCCAGCTGGAACATAGCCAGCTGTTCAAATGTTATGGTTTCACTGTAATGCATTGTGACTCTGGACACAGCATTTGAGGATTTGGTGTCATGCAAGTACTTGGCAGATCCTCCCACCTCTACCAGCCCCCCCATGAAACTGGCCTTCAAGGAAGCACTTACACCCAGGAGGCTGGACTTACTAGAGAGAGAGTCAGAACTACTGAACTTCACATCTGTATGGGGCTGTGGATCACTAACCACATTTCCACTTAATGCTTTCTTATCCCAGAGAGAAACACctgaaatggaaaaaaatggcTTTAACAAGTATGAGAAATTGACTATTGTAAACGTGAATGGTAAATGTTCAGGTTTCATAGTGTTGTTTCACAAGGACAGGTTATTGGTGATTCAGCattgagtaaaaaataaaaaataaaaaataaataaaacctttttataaaaggattttttttacagtacagaTAAAGATACAGTACCTGGAATGAAGGAGTCTTTGCGGCAGTCATAAAGCATACCAAGAGACAGAGGTCTTCCTAGGGCTGCCACTACAGTGAACTCAGATTCTATGGCAATAATAAAGAAAAAGATCATATTTTCATCTTAATGACAATAGATAATGTTTAATGCTGTAGAAATGCATTAtgataaaatatagctgcaagctcattgcaCAACAAATTGTGTTCAGAGGTATTACAGAATCAAGCTGACAACTGTCCAATGAGCACacaaaatcaaatataaaatgcAAGATGTTTTGAATATAAAGACAGCTCTTTGTATAATTTTTGGTTCAACAATCAATTTAGAAACATAGttggtaatattttaattacagAACCTCTGAGACTTAGGACAGCGCTTTTCATGCTACACCACCAGACTGATAAAACAGTATCAAAGTCAATACAAAAGACGTAGCATACTGTAGAAATCTTCACAAAGGGCACAAATTATTGTAGTCATGTTTGGTTACACATGACTTAAGGTGAGTGTGAGATTGTCAGATCACTACAATGGCAGAGTTAGGTTATCATTTAGAAAGATAAACTGTTGTTTCTCTGAAGCTATTATGGTCAAAAAAACTGATGTCGATACTAAAGGTACTTAAAATCTGGAACATGCAGACCACGCCTTGAAGTGGGTTTGGTTTTTGCTATTTCAGAACACCCTGAAAACTTCACTTGTCCATGCATATTTTCTGTTTCTTCACTATTAAGTATCATTACTAAGCATTACTATATTCAGAAGTCTGAATTGTATAATGCTATACAAACATGGTGGTTTGGTACGTATCTCGGGTTTTGAAATCACAGTTCAGGATGGTCTAAACTGCTCTAAACTATTGGCAGCTCTTTTACATTACTATAAGGTTACAACTAACCTAAACTTAAATAACATTTTCAATTTTGTTCTAAATTATAAAATTCCTATTTGTTGTTGAAGTACAATTATTTACTTGTTTCATTACAGATTTATTCTTGTTTTGATTGTCAATGCACGGTTTTTTTCCTTATTTTTAAATACTGTTACACTTGTTTATATTGAAGGATCTGAGGATCCTCAAATGCAAACTGTGTGTGTTGTTTCAAGAGAGCAACcatacatttgtgttgtgttttactttctgtttctatattctttattcattcataatcattcaatcaatatagtcatttatatatccatttcattgattcattaattcCCAGGTAGCCAGCGGAATCGGGCCGATTGCGGCTGAGTGCCGGCTCACTCGGCTGTGTTCTGGCAGCGGCTCGCCAGGAGTGAGCCGGCTCTGGCCCAGCAATGGTTGCCGGATTTGGCTAGGCTTTGGATATGCGGATCTGGCCCGATTCTGGTTGAGAAACGGCACATTTAGACACATTCAGCCTGACTATGGGCCATAAGTGTTAGTCCCAAAAATTCAGGTTTTACTCCTTGTGTAAATATTTGGTCC is part of the Garra rufa chromosome 1, GarRuf1.0, whole genome shotgun sequence genome and harbors:
- the LOC141346650 gene encoding cytolytic toxin-alpha-like, with translation MIFFFIIAIESEFTVVAALGRPLSLGMLYDCRKDSFIPGVSLWDKKALSGNVVSDPQPHTDVKFSSSDSLSSKSSLLGVSASLKASFMGGLVEVGGSAKYLHDTKSSNAVSRVTMHYSETITFEQLAMFQLGHIPYHQMFDQKTATHATHVVIAVLYGAQAFVVFDRTLSEKEIKQEIDGELKAMVKNIPSFSIDGKGSVNMTEDEYKKVEKIACTFHGDFILEQNPTTCKEAIHTFKKLPTLLKKNPQNVVAQKVWLYPLHPFESKAARLKRKITTSLISNIENAIEELGEAERACNDLLKNIWIDHFIDIKERLQLFQKLISIYKTNLRNAIGTVLPAIRGGEEEEKSLEDILKNHRSSQFNADILNHWLNDVKSELDLLSHHTKSLEGIRFENSDPMTLFFDRDVDVVVCLTFTSLKYEDPYLSALRKSVQSDRLKELDRCNNLPSVKSARKWFNNPSAIVKMIKSLSQFRKFSEHNKDEKGIRFIMSAIPNTSIAGSSIYLYRKSGLIDTQFQPMPKPPPPIVKNVLAQNVSLKLQSSLSREGLQYRVEYKQVKPHCEAEEPWSSRDTYDEDFTLTELESGKHYLIRCRIVDKVGVSEASDTVNAYLHSKCHLNSL